One Aedes aegypti strain LVP_AGWG unplaced genomic scaffold, AaegL5.0 Primary Assembly AGWG_AaegL5_hic_scaff_1027_PBJ_arrow, whole genome shotgun sequence genomic window, TATTTCTCTTCGCTTAAAATAAAAGTTGTTTCGAAAGTATTCTCGCGAGTTTCTTATTTCGTGCTTCCTATTCCGATTCCCGTACGATGTTCTCTGTTGCCATTTGTCCACCTGCGCCATcacagatttgttggaacgaatcaaatttgttgcacgtaaaagttgatgagtggtcgaaagTCCATGACGGACTCCAAActattcattggcaaaaattgaattttcgttgatgtggactatcattctgttcaaaatgaccttctcaaaaagtttactgatggaagaaaacaaactgattggacgatagctagaagcttctgcaggatttttgtctggttttaaaaatggtacaaccttagcatttttccatttgtcaggaaaatattccaactgaaagctttttttcaatatatcaactaaaaatgataaactactttctgcaagtttcttgatgaggatgttgacaattccatcatcgtcaggagctttcatagttttgatttttttaataatagttctcacttcttccaaatcagtctcgcaggcattttcgaaaacgttctcttgattgagaatattttcgaagtcctgagtaacttgattttcaattggactagtaagtcctaaattaaaattaagcgcgcattcaaactgcatagcaagtttttgagctttttcgcaattaacaagtaataatttgatttcctctttcaatgccggaattggcttctgaggtatttaaaaatttttagataattttgaaaaaggcttagagccagggtctaattgatatattttattttcaaaatttttgtttcttaattgagaaaaacgtttcttgatttctttctgcaagtcttgccatataattttcatagcagaatcgcgagtgcgttgaaattgccttctcctcacatttttaagacggatcaagagtttaagatcatcgtctataatcacggattcaatttttacttcacattttggaattgcaactctcctggcttcaacaatggaatttgttaaagtttcaagagcattgtcaatatcaagttttgtttgtaaagaaatgttaacatcaagataagagtcaatatacgtttcatatatattccgactgtccaaaataattgaaagtggagctgattggattgagaatcgcttcatgggacatttgaaatgtaacagggacatgatcagaatcaaaatcagcatgagtaattagTTGGCttcaaagatgactagagtcggttaagaccaaatcaatcgtagatgggtttctagaagaagaaaaaacatgtttggcattaaagtgaACAGTGACgaaattttttgacttatttcGAGTCAATTACCGCAAGTTATTTTTAAGCAAATTTGCCTgatgcccagtgcattgaaaaagcAAGTAAGTAGaatatgaaagtatatttaccaagatgtgtttcaacagaaacaaaaaacatttatttcaaatgacgaaaaaagttgatgttttatatgcCAATGAATGTTGATTGCaactcttcaagatatttggaaagaagttcGCGATATTAAGGAGTTTCCTGCAAATCGCGACAGTCTCCTTCCTTTgcgatttgaaagaaaatatcaaTTTCCTCCATGAAGTTCAAAATTTCCTGCCCAAATCTTCCAAATTCCTTTCTCCCATTTTTGCCACGTTgagtgacagtttcaaacccCACTATtgtggaaggaagttgtgaattcagagattcatccttccttttgttcgtagttgcaaccatgttcagtTAATAAAAGAAGAAGTGATCTtccatgagttttttttttcaagacggtgtccaagaagaaggattaccaccgctagctttcgctaacgagTAAAACAAAAACTTAAAAGCACGGATCCAAAAATGGttcgaaaaatacaaaaaatagtactgttcttgtagcactgaaaagtactctTTTGgttagcactgagaagtactgttttattgctataTGCagcttttgaaagaaaaaaaatcctagagcagaacaaatttgtgtacgcacagcatgaAGGTACGTTGCGCACTTAGTCCTGAAACCGTGATATATCACAGTGCGAATCCATCGGATTTGGAGTTAGAACTAGTGCGAACCTAGGATGGAAGTAACATAAACGAATTCGACAGAAGATGAACAATGGGACAGATTCCCTATGTTGCGTCATTACAATGCAAGCAACATGACATGTATGAACGATGTTTCGTCCCGAGTTTGTCTCGTTGCTAGCATTGGGAAATGCACatccgaagaaaaaaaaaatttttcataaaaagcaGCTCACAACATACCAAATTGAATAgaagattcatttttttttttaattaaattgtgTTGGTGTGGAATCAGAAACATTTGGTGAATCACCACATACTGACTACGATGTACTTTGGCAAACATGGTTTGTTAAAACATAATGTAGATCGGAAAACTTGTTAACGCGATTGCTTTCCAGTTAAGCTTTTGATAGCtttgaatcaaaaatatgttaaatttaatattatttccTCACAGCTTAAACTACTTCGTTTCGATTTACTGTTTGGTATCATCCATAAGAGTGACATAAAAAATGTCGCATGCCGTCTACGAGCTCTCAGCTCTGCACCGCTCAGTTCTCAGTATATTCCgctctctcgtcttgtgcagtTCAGTGGTTGTGAGTGGTGTGCATAACATTCGCGATATTCTCTTGCATCTCGCAACGCAGGAAGCATCCAGCAGTGCAGTGTTCGCTATCAGTGTGTTGTGGCTTCGGGTAAACGTTTGTGCAGTGTCGGGAAAAGGTTCAATCATTGTGTGCGTGTTTCGTTCTTTTACGACTCGACGAGGGAATCAAATAAAGCCAAGTACTGGTGAGTACCCTTCAAAAATGCATTTTGCCGCGATTCACGTTTTCTCTCTCagcaaaaatcaaaacaatcactCAAAAAGTGCAGTGCATCTCTGTTGCGTGCGGTTGCCGCGCAACAATCCGTATCtgtcaaaatttgttttcgTTTCCTCGGTGAGTTTCGATTTGTTGTGCTTCCGCGCTGCCAAAAAACAGCTGTTCCGAGTGAAATCCGTAATTCCCGAATCGACCGACTATCCAGGATGTCATCCCGCGGGGATCAGGTTGCCTTGAGCTACCACGAGTCGTGTCTGCGGTTGTCCGACGTGGAACTACTTAAAGGCCCGTTCTGGCTGAACGACCAGATAATTTCCTTCTACTTTGAATACCTGGAGAAGATGATCTTCCGGGATGAGGAGGACTTGCTGTTCGTGAGCCCGGAAGTGACCCAATGCATCCGGATGGTTTCGGAGGAAGATGTTGGGATATTTCTGGAACCGCTGCGCGCCTCGGAGCGGTCGTTTATATTTTTCGCGCTGAACGACAACCAGATAGCGGATCAGGCCGGAGGATCGCATTGGAGCTTGCTGGTGTTCTCCCGGCCGGAAATGGTGTTCTATCACTTCGACTCGTCACACAACAGCAACTCGGACATTTGTCGGCAGTTTGTGACGGCGCTGAAGCGGACGTTGAGGTGTCCCAAGGCGCAACTTCGGACCGGAGATTGCCTGCAGCAGAGTAACGGATACGACTGCGGGGTTCATGTCCTGTGCACCGTGGACAAGGTAACGCAACAAATCCGGAAGGCGGGGAAGATCGAGGGCGTCAAGAGTGCGAGATATGACGTTATTCGAGGCAAGCGAGAGGAAGTTCTGAACATCATCATAGACCTGGGCGGGAGGATCAACTAGGGAGAATGGCGCGAAAGTTGAGCTTGTATGGATTCCACTCCACCGGAAGTGCTTTTTTAGCGATCAGTGTTTAGATGCCACCTCCTGAGATGTCTGATGTTTCTTCGTATTGTAGCGTAAAATTGTTCGTTGAAATAGAATATGTATATTTTATAGACATTTTTCAATTGTGCACAGAAAATTTACGTCTTATATTTTGTGATTCTAGATTATAGTAATTTATCAATCCTCGAAATAGTGATCGAAAAATGTAGCCTGCATTTGATACAGAAGCACAAACTTCAGTTGGTAGATGAATTCTTTGAAACATATCACGCGTCCATAAAGAACTTGATTTAGAAATAGTTTCCAGAATTGTTGAAGCATTGCAAAGCCGTCATTTGATTCTTGTAATGAATATCTTTCTTGTAGGCACAGCTTCAACGTCAACGTCTACAACCGGTTGCTCGAAAGGAATATCAAAGAAGACCTCCAAATGCTTACCACGGGAAGATAAACGGAAAGATGattcccaatatcagtcatcgatcgatggaaccgttcggttgattgccgtcagtataagagcacattgaagcctcctgtattttgcctgtgttggtagcaaagctcaaagctttgagccaacccttttccagtagaaaagctaggcaaaatacaggacggttcgatgcttactgacttcaaaatggcttgctcaacttTCACTACctgattaaatttcaatcttgtcgctcccttgcgacgcctatccacctattcatttccatcat contains:
- the LOC110680201 gene encoding sentrin-specific protease 8-like; this encodes MSSRGDQVALSYHESCLRLSDVELLKGPFWLNDQIISFYFEYLEKMIFRDEEDLLFVSPEVTQCIRMVSEEDVGIFLEPLRASERSFIFFALNDNQIADQAGGSHWSLLVFSRPEMVFYHFDSSHNSNSDICRQFVTALKRTLRCPKAQLRTGDCLQQSNGYDCGVHVLCTVDKVTQQIRKAGKIEGVKSARYDVIRGKREEVLNIIIDLGGRIN